In Marmota flaviventris isolate mMarFla1 chromosome 17, mMarFla1.hap1, whole genome shotgun sequence, a single genomic region encodes these proteins:
- the Cxcl16 gene encoding C-X-C motif chemokine 16, which yields MRPSSGLLLPELLFLLVLLILPGDGNEGSVAGSCPCDERISFNNPIPLQTMNRYRRNLRAYRDCRTHIWFELIRQNVCGSIKDPRVRELMSCFDRGECGYEHWKSRVNQEHLLFPSIPIPEPTELAPPDTSTPTQMYLPPTQQSTQQFKFPSGVLPLDKEFTHLKETTTFTVGYNLGIGFKDGEKQRQKEEMEGTAINKSVMVAVPSLLAIVFVLTGVLLYVLCKRRREQSLQCSPGLHYTPVATVFNA from the exons ATGAGACCGAGCTCGGGACTCCTGCTCCCCGAGCTCCTATTTCTGCTAGTGCTGCTGATTCTGCCAG GAGATGGCAACGAAGGCAGCGTCGCTGGAAGCTGTCCCTGTGatgaaagaatttcttttaataacCCAATACCCTTGCAAACCATGAATCGTTACCGAAGAAACCTGAGAGCCTACCGTGACTGTCGAACCCACATCTG GTTTGAGCTAATTAGACAGAACGTATGTGGGAGCATCAAAGACCCAAGGGTTCGTGAATTAATGAGCTGCTTTGATCGCGGAG AGTGTGGATATGAACATTGGAAGAGTCGGGTCAACCAGGAGCACTTACTTTTTCCCAGCATTCCAATTCCTGAGCCCACAGAGTTGGCACCTCCAGATACAAGCACTCCTACCCAGATGTACCTGCCACCTACTCAGCAGTCTACCCAGCAATTCAAGTTTCCATCAGGAGTGCTGCCTTTGGACAAAGAGTTCACTCACCTAAAGGAAACCACCACTTTCACTGTGGGTTATAATCTGGGAATTGGGTTTAAGGATGGAGAGAAACAGAGGcagaaggaagaaatggaaggCACTGCAATTAACAAATCAGTCATGGTGGCAGTGCCGTCCCTCCTGGCCATTGTCTTCGTTCTCACTGGAGTCCTCCTTTATGTGTTGTGCAAGAGGAGGAGGGAACAGTCTCTGCAGTGctctccag GTTTGCATTATACACCTGTGGCAACAGTCTTCAATGCCTAA